The sequence GACGATACGGAGATCGCCATTATGGAACGTGCCGCCGCCCTCGCTGATTTCGGCGTGGAGACCGGCGTTTCGGTTCTGGAAGAAGGCATCTCGGAAATGGAAGTCGTCGCCCATCTCGAAGCGGAATTGAAAAAGAAAGGCATCCGGGAGATGGCGTTTTCCACCATGGTGCTGTTTGGAGAAAAAACGGGGGAGCCCCATGGCGAGCCGGGAAATCGGAAACTGACGCGGGGGGATTTGGTGCTCTTTGACCTGGGTGTCGTCCTGGAAGGATACTGTTCCGATATTACACGGACGGTAGCCTTCCGGTCAATAAACGACGAATTGCAGCACATTTACCAAACCGTTCTACACGCCCAGATTGCCGCATTGCAACCATGCCGTCCGGGCACCCCCATCTGCAAGGTGGATGCCGCCGCACGAGATGTCATTACCGAAGCGGGCTTCGGCGAGTACTTTACCCACCGGTTGGGCCATGGCTTAGGACTGGATGTTCATGAATTCCCGTCCTTGCACGGACAAAACCGGAATATCCTGAAAGAAGGCATGGTGTTTACCGTGGAGCCCGGCATTTATATCCCCGGTAAAGGCGGTGTCCGCATCGAGGATGACGTGGTCATCACCGCTGACGGCTGTAAGATTCTAACTCAATACCCGAAGGAATTCAAAGTGGTGGAGTAAGCCGCTCCACCCTCCGTCCCGCAATCAAAGTGGTTGCGGGATTTTCATAATACCGACTGTTTTACTCGCTCCTCCTGAACGTACCAATCCATTCAGCGGACTATCCATACTAAATCCATCTTCTGAGGCACTTCCTCCGCCGGAATAAAACACTCCCCTGTCTTGAATGACTTCGGTTTTGTGATGTTTACCATCTTGTCGAATCTGATCATCCGGTATATCCGCAATCGCTCTTATCGATTTAATATAGCGTTCAAACATAAAATCTCTCCTATATAACGATCCACATGAACCCATATGATAAAGCATGCAGAGCCCTCTCACGTAATGCTCTTCTTCGCCCGACGATTTTCCTTTTTTAAAAAGCGACGATCCATCCATATAACCATAACAAGAGAGAGGAAACCCATCATCACGGGTAAAACGATGACACCGGTCGGGTATGAATCTCCTTCCAGCTGTAAAGCATCCGCTCGATACTCTAAGCGTTTGGCAGCAAAAACGGCGGTCGGTATATTCGTCTGTCTCGCTAAATCTTCAATCGGCGCTTCCAGTACAAAGCGCCCCGGTTCCATCGCATGCATGTATACCATTTCCGTGTCTTTATCCTTTACTCTCCACTCTTTGATGTATTTCGCTAAGTCCATGGAAGGGTTTGTGCCTGTCACAATTAATCGGTCTATGTTTGGCGCATTCTTATTCTGATAACGAGGTATCAAGTAAAGACCATGTTTTGTTTTTACAGGTGAAATGGTTTTGGAAATGGTAAAGGTCTTTGAGGTTCCCATGGCTGAGAACGTATCAAAAACAGAAGCTAATGCCGTTTCCTGCATCCCATCATATAGCAAGACCCCTTCATTCTGTTTTTTCCATACAAAAGCATGATTCAAGATAAAGACGGCATCCCTTAAATCAAAATGGTACCGCTCCATAGAAGGGTCCTTTACATAATGAAAATTCGGATAATGGATAGAGCGTGCTGTACGTTCGGCGATTGGCTCCCCCGCCAATTGGGAGATCGCATATAAAGTGGCATCGATCCCTGAAGTAAGACCTGCGGAAGATACGATGTTGCCGGCAGCCACAAAGCGCTGATCATGTATCCACTTGACTTCCGGATACTTTTTCTCCAACCGTCCCATGTCCCCCCAGTGTGTGGTCGCTGTTTTGCCATCCAGTAAACCGGTATGAGCCAGATTTTCTGCACCCGTACAAATCGTCAGAATCATGGTATCGTTATTGGAATGCTTTTTAATATAATCATCCACCGCTTCATACCCTTGATGATCCATATAGAAAATCGCTGGAATCACCACGACATCCGGACTATTTCCCAATAACTCATCCAATTCCTCAAATGAATAGTGGGGAATGACATCCAGCCCGCCCGTTAACGTTGTTATGCGGCGATCAGGGGCAACAGCAAACACATTAAAGTGTTTTGTGGCAGAAAACAGCTCATAAGGGGCAAGAAAATCGATCACTTCCGTGCTGTCACTTCCCAGCAATACGGCAACTGTCGGCTTATTCGGATTGTATGGGGGCGGCTCCACCTCTACTGGTACCAAGGAGGAGTTAAGCGGTTGATGATCGGTACCCATCATCTGATTCATCGAAGAAATCCAGCCCCATACCCCTGTGATCAGGATCAGAAGCATCCATGCCGAGAAATAAACCGCCACACGTACATACGTTTTTTTCAATGATCCTTCCTCCCCCATATTGATTTTTATCCTTCTCTCACGCTCCCTCCAGATTAACGGGGTCCCAGCCCGATCATAACCAACCAGAGCCGGATTTCCGCCTAGTACCTAAGACATAATTGAATATAAAAAAGGATCGTCTGTTTACCCCGATCCATCCATGGATGCCTCTCTGCTCCGTTACTATGATAGAATGAAAGGAAGTGACCAAAGCGGACAATGATTTACCAATCGGAAGCAATCCTACAAGAGTCATTCCGATACATGGAAAACACCACAGTCTCAAAGGTACGAAAAAGCGCTTAATTTAATGAAAGGGACCATGACCATGCTCGTAACGACACCGGAGATCCTCACTCGAAGTCTGATGCTTGTAAGCGATGCCATGAAGCAAAACGGAGACCCGGAGCGTGCCCGCCGAATGGCGGACCTGGCACGCAAGGCCCACCGGCAATCGTTCACCCTCGCCTTGTGTGGACATTTCTCCGCCGGTAAATCTTCTATGTTGAACGCCATCTTGGGAAGGGAACTGCTTCCCACCAGTCCCATCCCCACCAGTGCCAACGTGGTGCGCATCCGCCGCGGAGAAGACCGGGTAAGGCTGACTCTCTCCTCAGGGGCTGCCCGCTCTTTTTCCGGCGCGTATACGGAAGCGGAACTAAAGGCTCTCTGCAAAAACGGGGAGGAAGTGATCGCCGTCGAAGTGGACCGTTCCGACCTTCCATTGCCATCGGGTGTAGACCTGTTGGATACCCCGGGAATTGACTCCACCGACGATGCTCACCGCATGGCGACGGAATCCGCCCTGCACCTGGCCGACGTCATCTTCTACGTCATGGATTACAATCACGTTCAATCGGAACTCAATCTTCAATTCCTGCGGGAACTCTCTAAACGGGGGAAACGACTCTACCTGGTGGTTAACCAAGTGGACAAGCACCGGGAAACGGAGCTTCCCTTTCGCGAATATCGACGGCGGGTGGAAGAAACCTTCCGTCAGTGGGAGTTACAGGTGGAGAATGTCTTCTACACCACCCTTCTCCAACCAGACCATCCCTTGAACGAATGGGGACAATTACAGGCTACGTTGGATCGGCTCCTTAACCGCAGGGAAACATGGGGGAAGGAGTCCGTCGAGCGGGAAGCTTCTTTTCTGGTGGAGGAACATCTGGCGTGGCGGGAACAGGATCGGCTGGATGCCGTCCAAGCCTGGATCGCGGAGACGGGCGGTTCTCTTCCCGACAGAAAGAGAGCGCAAGAAGAAGAACAACAGCTGCGGGAGGAGTATGACACCTTGTCCCGTGAGAGGCAGTCAATTCGCACCCGCTACAGTGAGCGATTGGTTGCCGTCACGGAGCATGCACACCTGACACCCTTTGCGATGCGGGAAGCGGCCCGCTCTTATCTGGAAACCCAGCTGACCCCTTTCCGTGTCGGCATTCTCTTTTCCCGCAGCAAGACGGAGCGGGAAAAAGAGCGCCGTTTTCAAGCCCTTTGGGAACCGCTCCGGGAAGCGATAGCCACACAGCTGGACATCCCTGTCCGGCAACAGGTGATCCGGTTCCTCAAGGAGGAACGCGTATACACGGACACCATCGGGACACGCATTCAGGAAGCCGCTCCCCCGGTCCACTCTGACCTGCTTTTCGCTACCATCAAAAAAGGAGCCGGTCTCACTGGGGATTATATCCTCAAATACTGCGACGACTTGGCACAAGCCATCAAACGCGCCTATCGACAATGGGCGGAACAATGGTGGGACGAAGTTCAGGATACCTGGTCTGCATCCAGGGAAAATCGACTATCGGAGATCGATGCCCGTCTGCATCACCTGGATCGGGTTGCAAAGGTACGGGAACGGATCCGGGTGTCGGAACAACAGGCCGCCCACAGTCGAGACGAATTCCAGGGATTCTTGGCCAGAACTCGGGAAGGAATATGGAAGCACGAGTGGACGGAATGGCTGGAAAACGAATCCCCCACCGCTCTCGTGGATTCACTCTCATCCTGGACCCCATCCACCGTTACGGAAGCGGCCCCGCTGGATGACACCGCCAGCCGACAGGAATCCCCCACCGGCGACGGAGGAACGGAGCTCGTTCTGGCCCATGTACGCCGGGCTGAGGAACGGATGGCGGATTTGCCCGGAGTGGAAACGATCCGCCAGCAGCTGCTCGCTAAAAAACAGCGGCTGGAACAGCGCCGTTATACGGTGGCCTTGTTC is a genomic window of Desmospora profundinema containing:
- a CDS encoding M24 family metallopeptidase produces the protein MNTRLDHIVHWLKEKSIDAAFFTSPSTVYYLTGFHCHPHERLLGLGVVPDKEPFLVCPGLERSRAEGTGWKHTILDYTDAEDPWIKVNRAYQERLDRPATRLAVEKEQLSLARAEALQSLFPDAAFVNGESIVNERRAVKDDTEIAIMERAAALADFGVETGVSVLEEGISEMEVVAHLEAELKKKGIREMAFSTMVLFGEKTGEPHGEPGNRKLTRGDLVLFDLGVVLEGYCSDITRTVAFRSINDELQHIYQTVLHAQIAALQPCRPGTPICKVDAAARDVITEAGFGEYFTHRLGHGLGLDVHEFPSLHGQNRNILKEGMVFTVEPGIYIPGKGGVRIEDDVVITADGCKILTQYPKEFKVVE
- a CDS encoding DJ-1/PfpI family protein, with amino-acid sequence MKKTYVRVAVYFSAWMLLILITGVWGWISSMNQMMGTDHQPLNSSLVPVEVEPPPYNPNKPTVAVLLGSDSTEVIDFLAPYELFSATKHFNVFAVAPDRRITTLTGGLDVIPHYSFEELDELLGNSPDVVVIPAIFYMDHQGYEAVDDYIKKHSNNDTMILTICTGAENLAHTGLLDGKTATTHWGDMGRLEKKYPEVKWIHDQRFVAAGNIVSSAGLTSGIDATLYAISQLAGEPIAERTARSIHYPNFHYVKDPSMERYHFDLRDAVFILNHAFVWKKQNEGVLLYDGMQETALASVFDTFSAMGTSKTFTISKTISPVKTKHGLYLIPRYQNKNAPNIDRLIVTGTNPSMDLAKYIKEWRVKDKDTEMVYMHAMEPGRFVLEAPIEDLARQTNIPTAVFAAKRLEYRADALQLEGDSYPTGVIVLPVMMGFLSLVMVIWMDRRFLKKENRRAKKSIT
- a CDS encoding dynamin family protein, encoding MLVTTPEILTRSLMLVSDAMKQNGDPERARRMADLARKAHRQSFTLALCGHFSAGKSSMLNAILGRELLPTSPIPTSANVVRIRRGEDRVRLTLSSGAARSFSGAYTEAELKALCKNGEEVIAVEVDRSDLPLPSGVDLLDTPGIDSTDDAHRMATESALHLADVIFYVMDYNHVQSELNLQFLRELSKRGKRLYLVVNQVDKHRETELPFREYRRRVEETFRQWELQVENVFYTTLLQPDHPLNEWGQLQATLDRLLNRRETWGKESVEREASFLVEEHLAWREQDRLDAVQAWIAETGGSLPDRKRAQEEEQQLREEYDTLSRERQSIRTRYSERLVAVTEHAHLTPFAMREAARSYLETQLTPFRVGILFSRSKTEREKERRFQALWEPLREAIATQLDIPVRQQVIRFLKEERVYTDTIGTRIQEAAPPVHSDLLFATIKKGAGLTGDYILKYCDDLAQAIKRAYRQWAEQWWDEVQDTWSASRENRLSEIDARLHHLDRVAKVRERIRVSEQQAAHSRDEFQGFLARTREGIWKHEWTEWLENESPTALVDSLSSWTPSTVTEAAPLDDTASRQESPTGDGGTELVLAHVRRAEERMADLPGVETIRQQLLAKKQRLEQRRYTVALFGAFSAGKSSFVNALIGEAALPVSPNPTTAAINRITAPADGYRHGDVVIQYKDEQTLWQDLRSIYALFRQQVESMEEALAGIDGLLATRSPHPRQQAAFPFLRAVRDGWDTFSKRLGTTEAVGREGFAEAVASEETACFVEWAKLYHDNPLTRAGVTLVDTPGADSVHARHTEVAFRYIKDADAILFVTYYNHAFSRADREFLIQLGRVKDTFAMDKMFFLMNAADLAASEEECGEVESYLKQQLITFGIRKPRLFPVSSLKALEEKQAGKTGGGSGLSRFEQAFTRFLTRDLAQVTLHGMKQDIQHARRMLLRQVEAARQGNEAREQQRTALASEKKTLLSMVERLDSRMDDHALRQEVKELFYYIRQRLFLRYPEVFAEIFNPGALREDRGSVHEQLRVCALELLDFLRHDLAQELRATGLRVENWLSQRLDSRHRSLEAEANGIHPDLPLPAATDWKWETLHVDPPFPDLGLDELKPALSHFKGTKHFFAKNGRAQVREQMQAILEEAVTAVLAEEQTRFLDGYTHQWQQAFTAWKHRTVTDIDHHFAQLAAIMEEPADPAPLEKAAEALRQELQGMEQKLGEES